The Thamnophis elegans isolate rThaEle1 chromosome Z, rThaEle1.pri, whole genome shotgun sequence genome contains a region encoding:
- the FIZ1 gene encoding flt3-interacting zinc finger protein 1 produces the protein MESHVEAWPEGQHSQEAPGVRTAPGTEDECAVLYSDAEDDPSLLTVNGAGPRAPFHCSECDKSFRYRSDLRRHFARHTELKPFQCPHCVKSFKHSFNLVNHIRSHTGERPYRCTMCPKGFRDSTGLLHHQVVHTGEKPYCCHICELRFSSRSSLGRHLKRQHRASPATAAPQAPTPRCLACGKEQSPLGHLCAAGRGRAAPFGCGACGRHFQLASELRRHWLAHTDIKPFKCPDCERDFNAASLLERHKLTHAKDRPPPCQLCSEKAQKRDGRMLELKGMKEQPKGGEQEEEEEKQHSRGCPSCHSPDTRPPDTLYQCECGTFFANSSTLAAHLTAHGGEPSFTCGICGQPFVNLQALEEHQLSHAVSTAPVPGPGSELERHLLPQLDLRTFPNQPGKKLYKCSECEKFFRSPRDLDRHVLVHTGEKPYQCTECGKFFRHECYLKRHRLLHSGERPFKCTVCHKGFITLSNLSRHLKLHRGID, from the coding sequence ATGGAGAGCCATGTTGAAGCATGGCCAGAGGGCCAGCATTCCCAGGAGGCTCCAGGAGTTCGGACGGCCCCTGGAACTGAGGACGAATGTGCTGTTCTCTACTCAGATGCTGAAGACGACCCCTCACTCTTGACGGTCAATGGAGCAGGCCCCCGAGCCCCCTTCCATTGCTCCGAATGTGACAAGAGCTTCCGCTACCGTTCGGACCTGCGCCGCCATTTTGCTCGACACACCGAACTGAAGCCTTTCCAGTGCCCTCACTGTGTCAAGAGCTTCAAGCATTCTTTCAACTTGGTGAACCACATCCGGAGTCACACTGGGGAGCGCCCCTACCGCTGTACCATGTGCCCCAAGGGCTTCCGGGACTCCACAGGACTTCTTCACCACCAGGTGGTCCACACTGGAGAGAAGCCGTACTGCTGCCATATCTGTGAGCTTCGTTTCTCCTCCCGCAGCAGTTTGGGCCGCCACCTCAAGCGCCAGCACCGGGCATCTCCTGCCACCGCAGCCCCTCAAGCGCCTACTCCGCGCTGCCTGGCCTGCGGCAAAGAGCAGAGTCCCTTGGGGCACCTTTGCGCTGCTGGCCGAGGCCGGGCTGCCCCTTTTGGTTGTGGGGCCTGCGGGCGGCACTTCCAGCTAGCCTCTGAACTTCGCCGTCATTGGCTGGCTCATACCGACAtcaaaccctttaaatgtccagATTGCGAGAGAGACTTCAATGCTGCGTCCCTCTTGGAACGCCATAAACTCACTCATGCCAAGGACAGGCCCCCGCCATGCCAGCTTTGCTCCGAGAAAGCTCAGAAGAGGGATGGGCGGATGCTGGAACTGAAGGGCATGAAGGAACAGCCAAAAGGAggtgagcaggaggaggaggaggaaaagcagcACAGCAGAGGCTGCCCATCCTGCCACTCTCCTGATACTCGTCCTCCGGACACGTTGTACCAGTGCGAGTGTGGAACCTTTTTTGCCAACAGTAGCACCCTTGCAGCTCATCTGACCGCACATGGAGGCGAGCCCTCTTTCACCTGTGGCATCTGTGGCCAGCCCTTTGTGAACTTGCAGGCCCTGGAGGAGCACCAGCTGAGCCACGCTGTGTCCACAGCCCCAGTGCCAGGCCCGGGCAGCGAACTAGAACGTCACCTGTTGCCCCAGCTGGATCTCCGGACATTCCCCAATCAGCCCGGCAAGAAACTCTACAAGTGCAGCGAATGTGAGAAATTCTTCCGCAGTCCTCGAGATCTGGACCGTCACGTCTTGGTGCACACCGGTGAGAAACCCTACCAGTGCACTGAATGCGGGAAGTTCTTCCGGCATGAATGTTACCTGAAAAGACACCGTCTGTTGCACAGTGGCGAACGTCCTTTCAAGTGCACTGTCTGCCACAAGGGGTTCATCACCCTGAGCAACCTCTCCCGCCATCTCAAGCTGCACCGAGGGATTGACTAG